In Torulaspora delbrueckii CBS 1146 chromosome 1, complete genome, one genomic interval encodes:
- the SPT14 gene encoding phosphatidylinositol N-acetylglucosaminyltransferase SPT14 (similar to Saccharomyces cerevisiae SPT14 (YPL175W); ancestral locus Anc_8.703), translating into MGYNIAMACDFFYPQLGGVELHIYHLSQSLIRLGHSVVIITHAYGDRVGVRHLTNGLKVYHVPYFVLHRETTFPNVFGTFPIVRNILIREQIQIVHSHGSASTFSLESIFHANTMGLKTVFTDHSLYGFANITAILVNKLLTFTLTNTDKVICVSNICKDNMIVRTDISPDRISVIPNAVVSEDFQPLKDRKPSDGTITIVVISRLYPNKGVDILIRLVPRICASHDDVKFIIAGDGPKYVELQQMIEACRLQERVQLMGSVAHEKVRDVMCQGEIYLHPSLTEAFGTVLVEAASCGLLIVSTNVGGIPEVLPESMTVHAPETSVSSLVEATDKAIGLIKSGKIETSSFHQEVSSMYNWMNVARRTEKVYEGVFEDAQPRDKNWVHMVKRFYRRDGSWAKHLYVLCAIVEYIIYIVLEWLYPREEVDVAPKWPSPSKFI; encoded by the exons ATGGGCTACAATATAGC AATGGCCTGTGATTTCTTCTATCCGCAGCTTGGTGGTGTGGAACTTCATATATATCATTTATCTCAGAGTTTGATACGGTTGGGACACTCAGTGGTGATAATTACCCATGCTTATGGTGATCGAGTGGGTGTACGACATTTGACCAATGGTTTAAAGGTATATCATGTCCCATATTTTGTTCTACACAGAGAGACAACATTCCCCAATGTCTTTGGTACATTTCCCATTGTCAGAAACATCTTGATTCGTGAACAGATTCAAATTGTGCATTCTCATGGAAGTGCTTCGACCTTCTCCTTAGAATCTATCTTTCATGCCAACACAATGGGTCTCAAAACTGTCTTTACAGATCATTCCCTTTATGGATTTGCCAATATCACGGCCATCCTGGTGAATAAATTGCTTACATTCACGTTAACCAATACTGATAAGGTTATATGTGTCTCTAATATCTGCAAGGATAATATGATTGTGAGAACTGACATTTCACCAGACAGGATATCAGTGATCCCCAATGCAGTGGTCAGCGAAGATTTCCAACCTCTTAAGGATAGAAAGCCCTCCGATGGCACTATTACTATAGTGGTTATCAGCAGATTATACCCAAACAAAGGTGTTGATATACTCATACGGCTTGTGCCACGCATATGCGCTTCACATGATGATGTCAAGTTTATTATTGCAGGAGATGGACCCAAGTACGTTGAGTTGCAGCAGATGATCGAGGCCTGTAGATTACAAGAGAGAGTTCAGTTGATGGGATCGGTGGCGCACGAAAAGGTGAGAGATGTGATGTGTCAAGGTGAGATCTACCTTCATCCAAGTCTGACGGAAGCTTTTGGAACTGTGCTGGTGGAAGCAGCTTCTTGTGGCTTGCTAATCGTTTCTACAAACGTTGGTGGTATTCCGGAGGTGTTACCTGAAAGTATGACTGTGCACGCACCAGAAACATCAGTCTCGAGCTTAGTAGAGGCAACAGACAAGGCCATTGGTCTGATAAAATctggaaaaattgaaaccTCGTCATTTCATCAGGAAGTATCTTCGATGTACAATTGGATGAATGTCGCAAGAAGAACCGAAAAGGTTTATGAAGGTGTTTTCGAGGACGCACAACCGAGAGATAAAAACTGGGTTCATATGGTTAAGCGTTTCTACAGAAGAGATGGTAGCTGGGCAAAACATTTGTACGTTTTGTGTGCTATCGTAGAGTACATTATCTACATTGTCCTTGAGTGGCTTTACCCCAGGGAAGAGGTTGATGTGGCCCCAAAGTGGCCCTCGCCTAGCAAATTTATATAA
- the NIP100 gene encoding Nip100p (similar to Saccharomyces cerevisiae NIP100 (YPL174C); ancestral locus Anc_8.704), giving the protein MDEVVTGDRVLVDGKLGVVRYTGVTEFCDGWWYGIELEDCVGINDGSVQGKRYFDLQEKQGNYGIFAQSEDIRKIDDGWALREENRKLHSVVEALERKIRQWHMKWEQLNHEKTASDSQRTVKEWDSKYTALEEKLSTVQEENDVLKTEIKSLKEKFANLKVRDASTNQIEDDLNKELNDLRKENKQQESMLAIYAEIEEELRSQLNALERSFDEQKILESVDLIKSIEIRHAEDLASVKERELSLRSQIQGIVAQNEKSDLLQEIYEVVFGNEKPTAQVLGVQFEFLLRSVGNDKFNLPLRLKLKAQLYFATLCEIAKKSEEPGDFSERIRKQFGNCTVYFESFLTGSIGEDTFNITQIISFIRHYESLDSSCRLLTGLLPFIFGPILTQLLANLQKRSLPDDSIGLIRGIYSLSVSIKELCQQLEEKRKLGGELNVLYSTTISDVLEMVTSMIERYDEGQVENETDVNKVDLDSYKNSFAVLLNDLKHPQYNAAKKEEFPECNPRPNSNRVTNIKHQGMADDQLAKLHAKISEKDTVINELNVKNKLLEMKLTKANLPKVADHVSLESSDQLNSSNSESLAIEQPITKIPSRSYAEEADLSFDSITTEAHLKHVRKSDLLSEIKDLQSVIVNLTEHEETVATDFTWLTDDKTTLSPVFSNIEQPNLKQKTNEIAKNILDFAKCSTIPSYQHGGKMQSNYIHNARFKQDVLDLKMRDLRT; this is encoded by the coding sequence ATGGATGAAGTAGTGACTGGTGATCGGGTACTGGTCGATGGAAAATTAGGAGTTGTCCGGTACACTGGCGTTACCGAATTCTGTGATGGTTGGTGGTATGGGATCGAACTTGAAGACTGTGTTGGGATCAATGATGGAAGTGTTCAGGGAAAGAGGTATTTTGATCTACAAGAGAAACAGGGAAACTATGGAATTTTTGCGCAATCAGAGGATATTCGTAAGATTGATGACGGTTGGGCTCTGAGAGAAGAGAACCGTAAATTACATAGTGTCGTGGAAGCCCTTGAGCGTAAGATTCGACAGTGGCATATGAAATGGGAACAACTGAATCATGAAAAGACAGCATCTGATTCACAGCGAACAGTGAAAGAGTGGGATTCAAAGTATACTGCACTTGAGGAAAAGTTGTCCACTGTGCAGGAGGAGAATGATGTATTGAAAACTGAgatcaaatccttgaagGAGAAATTCGCTAATTTAAAGGTAAGGGATGCATCGACCAACCAAATAGAGGATGATCTGaataaagaattgaatgatCTGCGAAAAGAAAACAAACAGCAGGAATCTATGCTAGCTATTTATGctgagattgaagaggaattACGAAGTCAATTAAATGCGTTGGAGCGTAGTTTTGACGAGCAGAAAATCTTGGAAAGCGTTGACTTGATAAAATCTATCGAGATTCGTCACGCTGAAGACCTGGCAAGCGTCAAAGAGCGAGAGCTAAGTTTGCGTAGCCAAATACAGGGTATTGTAGCCCAAAATGAGAAGAGTGATCTACTGCAGGAGATTTACGAGGTCGTATTTGGTAATGAAAAACCTACGGCACAAGTTTTGGGAGTacaatttgaatttttgttgAGATCGGTAGGCAATGACAAGTTCAACTTGCCTCTGAGACTCAAACTTAAAGCACAGCTTTACTTCGCAACCTTGTGTGAGATAGCAAAGAAATCTGAAGAGCCCGGTGATTTTTCTGAACGAATACGAAAACAGTTCGGCAATTGTACGGtttattttgaatctttcttgacagGTAGCATTGGCGAGGATACCTTCAATATCACCCAAATAATATCGTTTATTCGGCATTACGAGTCTCTTGACTCGAGCTGTCGATTATTAACTGGGTTATTACCTTTCATTTTTGGCCCAATTTTGACTCAACTATTGGCGAATCTGCAAAAGAGATCCCTACCAGATGACAGCATCGGGCTCATTCGTGGCATATATTCACTTTCGGTTTCCATCAAGGAACTATGTCAGCAGTTGGAGGAGAAAAGAAAGCTTGGCGGAGAGCTGAATGTATTATATAGCACAACCATCTCGGACGTACTCGAGATGGTGACATCAATGATTGAAAGGTATGACGAGGGCCAGGTTGAAAACGAAACTGATGTGAACAAGGTCGATCTAGACAGCTATAAAAATTCATTCGCAGTTTTACTCAATGACCTGAAGCATCCACAGTATAACGCAGCAAAAAAAGAGGAATTCCCGGAATGTAACCCAAGACCTAACTCTAACCGTGTAACCAATATTAAACATCAGGGCATGGCAGACGACCAATTAGCCAAGCTTCATGCTAAAATTTCGGAGAAAGATACTGTCATTAATGAACTAAATGTGAAAAATAAGCTGTTGGAAATGAAGCTGACAAAAGCCAACTTGCCGAAAGTTGCTGATCATGTGTCTTTGGAAAGTAGTGATCAATTAAATTCCTCTAATAGCGAGAGCTTGGCTATTGAGCAGCCAATAACCAAGATACCATCCAGATCATATGCGGAAGAAGCAGATCTTTCATTTGATAGTATCACTACTGAGGCACACTTAAAGCACGTACGAAAGTCAGATCTGCTCTCTGAGATCAAAGACCTGCAGAGTGTGATCGTCAATTTGACGGAACATGAAGAAACCGTCGCGACCGATTTTACGTGGCTCACCGATGATAAGACTACCTTATCACCCGTCTTCAGTAATATTGAACAGCCGAACTTGAAACAGAAGACGAAtgaaattgccaaaaaCATCTTGGATTTCGCCAAGTGCTCCACCATTCCGTCCTACCAACATGGCGGAAAAATGCAGTCCAATTACATTCATAATGCAAGGTTTAAACAGGATGTGttggatttgaaaatgagGGACTTGCGCACTTAA
- the CDC31 gene encoding centrin (similar to Saccharomyces cerevisiae CDC31 (YOR257W); ancestral locus Anc_8.705) encodes MSNLRRKPNKPIPSLASPSVDTSPLQDQLLDEQKQEIYEAFSLFDMNNDGYLDYHELKVAMRALGFDLPKREILDLIDQYDRDGRHLMQYEDFYLIMGERIVNRDPVDEIRRAFKLFDDDHTGKISLKNLRRVAKELGENLTDEELRAMIEEFDLDGDGEIDEQEFIAICTDS; translated from the coding sequence ATGAGCAACCTCAGAAGAAAGCCCAATAAGCCTATCCCATCCTTAGCTTCTCCTTCCGTGGACACTTCTCCCTTACAGGACCAGCTATTAGATGAACAGAAACAAGAGATCTACGAAGCGTTTTCTCTCTTCGATATGAACAATGACGGATACTTAGATTACCATGAATTGAAGGTTGCTATGAGAGCCTTGGGATTTGACCTTCCAAAGAGAGAAATATTAGATCTAATCGACCAATATGACCGTGATGGACGCCATCTGATGCAATACGAAGATTTCTACCTGATCATGGGAGAACGAATAGTAAACAGAGACCCGGTAGACGAAATTCGTCGAGCATTCAAGCTTTTCGACGACGACCACACAGGAAAGATTAGTCTTAAGAACTTAAGGCGAGTAGCCAAAGAATTGGGTGAGAACCTCACTGACGAAGAACTACGGGCCATGATTGAGGAATTTGACCTCGACGGAGACGGAGAAATTGACGAGCAAGAGTTTATAGCCATCTGCACCGACAGCTAG
- the MRPL40 gene encoding mitochondrial 54S ribosomal protein uL24m (similar to Saccharomyces cerevisiae MRPL40 (YPL173W); ancestral locus Anc_8.706), which produces MSSGGYLHLTKVARVASKMNNVPKHLESRIEKIVRTSTPEFMRPALPSVNEEDKFQTVKDWRFLPGDRVVILKGEKKGNICVVKQHDVMTNGFILDENGPSSNVPVPKQFWLEGQRTHMLTVPKAVRQQDLRLVAEIDDAANPGQLKTVAVKGIEFKGTYYDDGYKKMMPYRSVIGQNDLIIPWPRPEPTEDGDLATEPALAREQTFWIDSIVKNPVPRDALLTVRNPRSKFRRGTLTARDISKLVAPKMPLSETKKAYLAEKKELAQRPRPSITDEEKAAIGQKIYDHLKDHL; this is translated from the coding sequence ATGTCTAGTGGCGGGTATTTGCACCTGACGAAGGTGGCGCGTGTAGCGTCCAAGATGAACAATGTTCCGAAGCATTTGGAGTCCCGTATAGAGAAGATTGTGAGGACATCTACACCAGAGTTTATGAGACCAGCTTTACCAAGTGTGAACGAGGAGGATAAATTTCAGACTGTCAAGGATTGGCGGTTTCTGCCGGGGGACCGTGTTGTTATATTGAAGGGAGAGAAGAAGGGAAATATATGTGTGGTTAAACAACACGATGTGATGACCAATGGGTTTATCCTAGACGAAAATGGACCCTCATCGAACGTTCCTGTGCCCAAACAATTTTGGCTCGAGGGTCAGAGAACACATATGCTGACTGTCCCCAAGGCTGTGAGGCAGCAAGATCTGAGATTGGTCGCTGAGATCGATGATGCTGCTAATCCAGGCCAACTAAAAACCGTGGCAGTTAAGGGAATTGAGTTCAAGGGAACTTACTATGACGATGGATATAAAAAAATGATGCCTTACAGATCAGTGATTGGCCAAAACGATCTTATTATTCCATGGCCCAGACCAGAACCTACGGAGGATGGTGATTTGGCTACGGAACCAGCATTAGCAAGAGAACAAACCTTTTGGATTGACTCTATAGTGAAGAACCCTGTTCCAAGGGATGCTCTACTGACGGTCCGTAACCCAAGGTCCAAGTTCAGAAGAGGTACTCTGACAGCTCGCGATATCTCCAAGTTGGTAGCACCGAAGATGCCATTATCTGAGACTAAGAAGGCATATTTggcagagaagaaagaactgGCTCAAAGGCCAAGACCTTCTATCACAGATGAGGAGAAGGCTGCCATCGGACAAAAGATTTACGACCATTTGAAGGATCATTTATAG
- the HNT3 gene encoding DNA 5'-adenosine monophosphate hydrolase (similar to Saccharomyces cerevisiae HNT3 (YOR258W); ancestral locus Anc_8.707), whose amino-acid sequence MSWKFALEPYIKNPGGFESDEVIFYDDKVVIIRDKFAKSVCHLLVLIRDPQLTRQHPTTALTLKVQNDLDQYIDRAQDYAYKDFTSRYKPLKLDPFFGSDDEFNDKYSFIDSFIQVGVHSVPSMANLHIHVMTKDLNSDRLKNKKHYNSFTTDFFVNWDKLPLDQVPDPKATEEQYLKNHDLICQYCSQNFSNKFAKLRQHLTQEFDQHFRAV is encoded by the coding sequence ATGTCTTGGAAGTTTGCCTTGGAACCGTATATCAAAAATCCTGGAGGGTTTGAGAGTGACGAAGTGATCTTTTATGATGATAAAGTGGTAATAATTCGCGATAAGTTCGCTAAGTCTGTGTGTCATTTGTTGGTGCTGATACGGGATCCTCAGCTAACAAGACAACACCCAACAACTGCGCTCACTTTAAAAGTCCAGAATGACCTGGATCAGTATATCGATAGGGCACAGGACTATGCTTATAAAGATTTCACTAGCCGGTATAAACCATTGAAACTAGATCCGTTCTTCGGGagcgatgatgaattcAACGATAAATACTCATTTATCGACAGTTTTATTCAAGTTGGAGTCCATAGCGTGCCTTCTATGGCTAATTTACACATTCATGTGATGACCAAAGATCTGAATTCGGATAGACTCAAGAATAAGAAGCATTATAATTCTTTTACTACGGacttctttgtaaattgGGACAAGTTGCCGCTAGACCAAGTACCAGATCCTAAAGcaactgaagaacaatatttgaagaatcaCGATTTAATCTGTCAATATTGTAGTCAAAATTTCAGTAATAAGTTTGCTAAATTGAGACAACACTTGACCCAAGAGTTCGATCAGCATTTCAGAGCTGTTTAA
- the RPT4 gene encoding proteasome regulatory particle base subunit RPT4 (similar to Saccharomyces cerevisiae RPT4 (YOR259C); ancestral locus Anc_8.708): MSEERDPLMAAFESEGQQNDQVNEAGGSNEDQQQQQQETPAPVVDPEQEARDRTLNEFKKKLMEHRRFDDQLKQRRQTIRDLEKAYDKTENDIKALQSIGQLIGEVMKELSEEKYIVKASSGPRYIVGVRNSVDRSRLKKGVRVTLDITTLTIMRILPRETDPLVYNMTSFEQGDISFDGIGGLTEQIRELREVIELPLKNPEIFQRVGIQPPKGVLLYGPPGTGKTLLAKAVAATIGANFIFSPASGIVDKYIGESARIIREMFAYAKEHEPCIIFMDEIDAIGGRRFSEGTSADREIQRTLMELLTQMDGFDNLGQTKVIMATNRPDTLDPALLRPGRLDRKIEIPLPNEAGRLEIFKIHTVHVKKSGEFDFEAAVKMSDGFNGADIRNCITEAGFFAIRDDRDHIIPEDLMKAVRKVAEVKKLEGSLDYQKL; the protein is encoded by the coding sequence ATGAGTGAAGAGCGGGACCCTTTGATGGCCGCTTTTGAAAGCGAGGGACAGCAGAATGACCAAGTGAATGAAGCTGGCGGTAGTAATGAGGatcaacagcaacaacaacaggaGACTCCTGCACCAGTGGTAGATCCTGAACAAGAGGCCAGAGACAGGACCTTGAATGAATttaagaagaaactgatgGAACACAGAAGGTTTGATGACCAGTTGAAACAACGCCGTCAGACCATACGGGACTTAGAAAAGGCCTATGACAAGACAGAGAACGATATTAAGGCGTTGCAGAGTATTGGACAATTGATTGGGGAAGTAATGAAGGAATTATCAGAGGAGAAATATATTGTGAAGGCTTCATCGGGACCACGGTATATTGTTGGTGTGAGAAACTCTGTGGACCGTTCGAGATTAAAGAAAGGTGTTAGAGTTACTCTAGATATAACTACATTGACGATTATGCGAATTTTGCCTCGTGAAACTGACCCATTGGTTTACAATATGACAAGTTTCGAACAGGGCGATATATCCTTTGACGGTATCGGTGGGCTGACTGAACAGATTAGAGAGTTGAGGGAAGTGATAGAGCTACCTTTGAAGAACCCAgaaattttccaaagagTTGGGATCCAACCACCAAAAGGTGTCTTGCTATATGGCCCACCTGGAACTGGTAAGACACTGTTAGCAAAAGCAGTAGCGGCTACTATCGGTGCTAATTTCATCTTCTCACCAGCTTCTGGTATCGTTGACAAATATATCGGTGAATCTGCTCGTATCATTAGAGAGATGTTCGCTTACGCTAAGGAACATGAACCTTGTATCATATTCATGGACGAAATTGATGCCATCGGTGGTCGTAGATTTAGTGAAGGAACTTCTGCAGATCGTGAAATTCAACGTACTTTGATGGAATTGCTGACACAGATGGATGGGTTCGATAATTTGGGTCAAACAAAAGTCATCATGGCTACCAATAGACCAGATACTTTGGACCCGGCTTTGTTGAGACCTGGTAGACTCGATAGAAAAATCGAGATCCCATTGCCCAACGAGGCTGGCAGGCTCGagattttcaagatccACACGGTGCACGTCAAGAAGAGTGGTGAATTCGATTTTGAGGCTGCTGTCAAGATGAGTGATGGCTTCAATGGTGCCGATATTCGTAACTGTATCACCGAAGCAGGGTTCTTCGCAATTAGAGACGATCGTGATCATATCATACCTGAagatttgatgaaagctGTCAGGAAGGTTGCCgaagtgaagaagttggaagGTTCTCTAGATTATCAAAAACTATAG
- the GCD1 gene encoding translation initiation factor eIF2B subunit gamma (similar to Saccharomyces cerevisiae GCD1 (YOR260W); ancestral locus Anc_8.709), giving the protein MQAFIFCGEGLELQPFSHAGREHVGTGMPKALLPIGNRPMIEYVLNWCDQADFKEINVVASSEDVDLIQEGLQDFISLREQQFGVLSKALASSTHAHHLQTPKPIKFIGSKAATTGECFQKELLERIKGDFVLLPCDFVTDIPPQILIEQYRNRDSNNIALAFYYKNGLEIADKRQTNKQAFTVYSENEETDFQPVLLDVYPTEEVKKSKSLRIRTHLLWKFPNATVSTKLVNSSIYFCTYELCQLLSDKKPKNDNAKNDGDEDEITAKNASVIKPNYFKSNNELIKDPINANKSLGKMFRDLARRSWQHSKNRETVGMFILPEVGAFIRANNLNAYTEANRFLLRIKAHTMASNAQTTTASASAIGADAIVGPGCTILERSNIKLSAVGANCVIGNRCRIAGSILHPSVKIEDEVLLENVIVGPNAVIGKKSKLTNCYVEGSFVVEAKSTLKGETLTKMYFEPDEDYSDSEAIDSDSDEEGDYPEEYYEEDDDAYGDDDFFQR; this is encoded by the coding sequence ATGCAGGCTTTTATATTTTGTGGTGAAGGACTTGAACTTCAGCCTTTTTCCCATGCTGGTAGGGAACATGTAGGCACTGGAATGCCTAAAGCATTGTTGCCCATTGGAAATCGTCCTATGATCGAGTACGTATTGAATTGGTGCGATCAGGCCGATTTCAAGGAGATTAATGTGGTTGCATCGAGTGAGGATGTTGATCTAATTCAAGAGGGGTTACAAGATTTCATCTCGTTGAGAGAACAACAGTTTGGAGTGTTATCCAAAGCTCTAGCTTCATCTACGCATGCGCATCATTTGCAAACACCGAAACCTATCAAGTTCATTGGTTCTAAGGCTGCCACTACGGGAGAATGCTTCCAGAAGGAATTACTCGAAAGGATAAAGGGCGATTTTGTACTGTTGCCCTGTGATTTTGTCACTGATATACCACCACAGATCCTTATAGAACAATACAGGAACCGGGATTCCAACAATATAGCTTTGGCTTTTTACTATAAAAACGGGTTGGAGATTGCAGATAAGAGGCAGACGAATAAGCAGGCGTTTACGGTGTATTCTGAGAATGAGGAGACAGATTTCCAACCGGTATTGTTGGATGTGTATCCTACTGAAGAGGTCAAGAAATCGAAGTCATTGCGAATCAGGACGCATTTGTTGTGGAAGTTCCCCAATGCCACAGTGTCGACGAAATTGGTCAACTCTTCGATCTATTTCTGCACATACGAGTTGTGTCAACTTTTGTCAGAcaagaaaccaaaaaatGATAACGCAAAGAACGATGGTGATGAGGACGAAATTACAGCAAAGAATGCAAGTGTTATCAAGCCAAACTATTTCAAGAGCAATAATGAACTGATCAAAGATCCGATTAACGCCAACAAATCATTGGGGAAAATGTTTAGAGACCTCGCTAGGCGCTCATGGCAACACTCTAAGAATAGAGAAACAGTTGGCATGTTTATTTTGCCAGAAGTCGGTGCCTTCATTAGGGCTAACAACTTGAATGCATACACTGAGGCTAACCGTTTCCTACTCAGAATTAAGGCACACACAATGGCTTCAAACGCACAGACTACAActgcttctgcttctgCCATCGGTGCTGATGCGATTGTTGGACCGGGATGTACCATTTTGGAGAGAAGTAACATTAAACTCTCTGCCGTTGGGGCTAACTGTGTGATAGGCAACCGTTGTCGAATTGCGGGTTCCATCCTACATCCAAGCGTcaagattgaagatgaagttcTACTAGAAAATGTGATTGTAGGTCCAAATGCAGTCATTGGGAAGAAAAGTAAACTGACAAACTGTTACGTGGAAGGTTCCTTTGTAGTGGAGGCCAAGAGCACTTTGAAGGGAGAGACTTTGACAAAGATGTATTTTGAGCCCGATGAGGATTACAGCGATAGCGAAGCTATTGATTCAGATAGtgacgaagaaggtgaCTATCCAGAAGAATACTACGAAGAGGACGATGATGCATACGGcgatgatgattttttcCAACGTTAG
- the COX10 gene encoding protoheme IX farnesyltransferase (similar to Saccharomyces cerevisiae COX10 (YPL172C); ancestral locus Anc_8.710) — MSFVPAYRHCVAKGFTTRSLHYTSPTKSLINVRISWIRGFKTAGIASNQHLNTAPIEFTPNITKKKCDNDITETAAKALRCTTDVSDSNSEVKQNIPFSVKAVDPSVRKAQREAVVGKREISLKKRLIDPYLQLSKPRLTMLVMLSAICSYAISPYAASVSELLCLTIGTTLCSASANAINMGREPEFDRQMIRTQARPVVRGLVTPVQAYKFAAIAGTVGTSILYVGVNPTVAFLGAANIVLYAWIYTSLKRKHIINTWVGAVVGALPPLMGWAAASPLSHPGAWCVAGLLYAWQFPHFNTLSHNIKNEYKNAGYVMTAWKNPLLNARVALRYSLLMFPICFGFSYFGITDWYYQIDSGIINAWMSFWAFKFYWQQRQNYSKKFIKEGLRQDKGLILANVYARKTFLVSVLHLPAVLILAILHKKGRWDWLSQDKEDSKALKA; from the coding sequence ATGTCTTTCGTTCCGGCTTATCGCCATTGTGTGGCTAAGGGCTTTACGACACGGTCCCTTCATTATACAAGTCCAACCAAATCATTGATTAATGTACGAATATCGTGGATTCGTGGTTTCAAGACAGCCGGAATTGCCAGTAACCAACATTTAAATACTGCTCCCATTGAATTTACACCGAATATCACTAAGAAGAAATGCGATAACGATATCACCGAAACAGCAGCCAAGGCTCTGAGATGTACTACTGATGTCAGTGATAGTAATAGTGAAGTGAAGCAAAATATACCGTTTAGCGTAAAAGCAGTGGATCCATCAGTAAGGAAAGCCCAACGAGAAGCTGTAGTTGGAAAGAGAGagatatcattgaagaagcgATTGATTGATCCCTATTTACAGCTGAGTAAACCAAGACTGACTATGCTGGTGATGTTAAGTGCTATTTGCTCATATGCTATTTCTCCCTACGCAGCATCGGTAAGTGAGCTCTTATGCCTAACGATAGGTACTACGCTTTGCTCAGCATCTGCAAATGCGATCAATATGGGTCGAGAACCAGAGTTTGACCGACAAATGATAAGAACACAGGCGAGACCAGTGGTCAGAGGTTTAGTGACACCTGTTCAGGCATATAAATTCGCAGCCATTGCTGGGACTGTGGGTACCTCAATTCTATATGTAGGTGTCAACCCCACAGTAGCGTTTCTTGGAGCTGCAAATATTGTACTTTATGCGTGGATTTACACTTCCCTGAAGAGAAAGCATATCATTAATACTTGGGTTGGCGCCGTGGTGGGGGCTTTACCACCCTTGATGGGATGGGCAGCAGCTAGCCCTCTATCTCATCCAGGCGCTTGGTGTGTTGCAGGTTTACTATATGCATGGCAATTTCCACATTTCAATACCCTCAGTCATAACATCAAGAATGAATATAAGAATGCGGGCTACGTGATGACCGCATGGAAAAACCCACTATTAAATGCCCGTGTCGCTCTACGGTATTCCCTATTGATGTTTCCGATTTGCTTTGGATTCTCTTATTTTGGGATAACTGATTGGTATTATCAAATCGATTCTGGAATAATAAATGCCTGGATGTCATTTTGggctttcaaattttacTGGCAACAAAGACAAAACTactccaagaaatttatTAAAGAAGGATTAAGACAAGACAAGGGCTTGATCCTGGCAAATGTCTATGCTAGGAAGACATTTCTGGTGAGTGTGTTGCATTTGCCCGCAGTGTTAATCCTGGCCATTTTGCATAAGAAAGGACGCTGGGATTGGCTGTCCCAAGATAAGGAAGATTCAAAGGCTTTAAAAGCATGA